From a region of the Methylocystis hirsuta genome:
- a CDS encoding efflux RND transporter periplasmic adaptor subunit, whose product MKDVKLLFGAALAVAAFGGAGVVLWRAKEPVRAPTEIHAGTGPVIYYRDPDGPFYSAEPKKNAAGKDYVAVRASEDVSFEDKPPAPGHQESRGRRIRYYRNPMGLPDTSPVPKKDPMGMDYVPVYEDETQDASTVVISATKLQKTGVRSEPVQRRMIAAPVRASGRVDFDPRRMSVVSLRFEGFVESVEKFAEGDYVRKGQPLMRIYGPDLSNAAAEYVAVLNAHSSARIEGARRRLVNLGLDDAMIAAIARSRRVPRVITWPAPQDGHVIERKALSGMRAAPGEMLFRIVDHSVVWVLADIPERDVESVAAGQTAIIRTRSYPDRPIKGRIALIYPHLNMETRTARVRIELPNTEGLLLGDMYADVEIETGGKGKVLAAPESAIIDAGKRQVLLLDKGEGRFEPRQVKIGRHGDGYAEIESGVAEGDRVVTSANFLIDAESNLKAALEALDHGEAGK is encoded by the coding sequence ATGAAGGACGTGAAACTTCTTTTCGGGGCGGCCCTCGCTGTGGCGGCATTCGGCGGCGCTGGCGTCGTGCTTTGGCGCGCCAAGGAGCCGGTGCGCGCGCCTACCGAGATCCATGCCGGAACTGGGCCGGTGATCTACTACCGGGATCCGGACGGGCCCTTCTATTCCGCCGAGCCGAAGAAGAACGCGGCAGGAAAGGACTATGTCGCCGTCCGCGCCAGCGAAGACGTCTCCTTCGAAGACAAGCCGCCTGCGCCTGGCCATCAGGAAAGCCGCGGCCGTCGCATCCGTTATTACCGCAACCCGATGGGCCTCCCCGACACGTCGCCGGTTCCAAAGAAAGACCCGATGGGAATGGACTATGTGCCCGTCTATGAAGACGAGACGCAGGACGCCTCCACGGTCGTCATCAGCGCCACCAAGTTGCAAAAGACGGGCGTACGTTCGGAGCCTGTCCAGCGGCGGATGATCGCCGCTCCTGTTCGGGCGTCTGGCCGCGTGGACTTTGACCCGCGACGCATGTCGGTCGTGTCGCTTCGTTTCGAGGGATTCGTCGAATCCGTCGAGAAGTTCGCGGAGGGCGATTATGTGCGCAAGGGCCAGCCGCTCATGCGCATCTACGGGCCCGACCTCTCCAACGCCGCGGCCGAATATGTCGCGGTGCTGAACGCCCATTCCTCGGCGCGAATCGAAGGCGCACGGCGGCGGCTCGTCAATCTTGGCCTCGACGACGCCATGATCGCCGCTATTGCGCGGAGCCGCCGCGTTCCCCGCGTCATCACATGGCCGGCGCCGCAGGATGGCCACGTCATCGAACGCAAGGCCTTAAGCGGCATGCGCGCGGCGCCCGGAGAGATGCTGTTTCGCATAGTCGATCATAGCGTCGTGTGGGTGCTCGCGGATATTCCCGAACGAGACGTGGAATCCGTCGCCGCGGGTCAGACGGCGATCATCCGCACGAGGTCCTATCCGGATCGGCCCATCAAGGGACGCATCGCGCTTATCTATCCCCATCTGAACATGGAAACGCGCACCGCGCGCGTGCGCATCGAGCTGCCGAATACGGAGGGCTTGCTGCTCGGCGACATGTACGCCGACGTCGAGATCGAAACCGGCGGCAAGGGGAAGGTCCTCGCCGCGCCGGAAAGCGCGATTATCGATGCAGGCAAGCGACAGGTCTTGCTTCTCGACAAAGGCGAAGGCCGCTTCGAGCCGCGACAAGTCAAGATCGGCCGTCATGGAGACGGCTATGCGGAAATCGAAAGCGGCGTCGCCGAAGGAGATCGCGTCGTTACTTCCGCCAACTTCCTGATTGATGCGGAGAGCAATCTGAAAGCGGCGCTAGAGGCGCTCGATCATGGCGAGGCGGGCAAGTGA